The Bacteriovorax sp. PP10 nucleotide sequence AAGAGATGAGATATTCTTCTTCTCAGAAGAAGTTAGGTCGCTTTGTTTAAGTAAGTGTGTGAGCTTTGCTATCGCTTGCGTTTTTAGTTCATCAGGCAAAAGGTGGAGCTGCATAAACTCAGGTTCATGAAGGATATCAGGATAGACTTCAACTTTTCTTCCCGTTCTCACTGCAATATCTTTAAAGAATAAAAACAATTCATCAAAATAAAGCACATTGAAAATCGAAACAGTGCAATTGATATCAATACTCACATTCTCAGGAAGTAGTAATGTCTTATTAAAATTCTCTTGAATCATAGACCACTTACTAGGCGATCTCAACCAGTCATTCTTTTCCTTCAGACCATCAATCGAACAGCTGAGCGAAATCTTCTTAAAGCTCGGAGCAATCTTTAAAAACTCTTCCGGCAATAACGTCAGATTAGTATTATATCGAAGATAAATATTCTTAGCGTAGTCATTTTCCTTGAAGAACTTTAACAAAGAAAAATGCTCTTTAATTAACATCGGTTCACCACCGGTTAAATAAATCTCTTCAATACTCCCTGCGATCGAATGAAACTGCTCCCAGAAATCGGGACTCTTGTGCCAGGACTCACTTAAGCGTGCTTGATCCAAGGTACTTTGATAACTTTGTAAAACAGCATTCGTTGGATGAGCTTCAACTTCACGGGCCCAGGCTGAACTGAAAAGTGGATTGCATGTTCTGCATTTCAAATTACAAAGGTTACCAAGTCTAAGATCAAAATAAACAGGAGGAGAGTTGATCTTTCCATTCTGATTTTTTGCACAAGCTATAATTTCCTTTGATGTCTCAAGATATTTTCGGTTTTCACTTTGGCGCTTAGATATTTTTCCTGTTGCTTCTTCATTATGACAAAATTTACATTCCGGAGGAACAGCTTGAGAGAGCATCTTCTCACGAAATGAATCCATCCATTTTGAGTGCCAGATTTCATTTATCGATTGGGCCGAGAGGTGAGAGCGTTTTCCATCATCATTTAAAACATAACTATTTTGACTGAAACAACAAACGCGAGGACTTCCATCAGGCTTACAACTGAAGTGGACAAAAGGGACGACACAAAAATGTTGAGGTAATACAGAACTCATTCTAATCCTAACTCCGGAACAATTTTTGAAATATTTTGATTTCGGAGTTGATCTAATTTTTTTGTATATGCAATAAATTGGTTCCATTGAGAAGTTTTTGAAGAATCCAATAAATTCACTAGGGCCGAAACCCCAGGATAAGCGATTTCTTTTTGAAGTATCTGTTGTGCTTTTTCAGCAAGATTTTTTGGTAAAACATTCAGAGCAAGATAAGATGGGTCTTGAACAAAATCTAAATTTATAAAAAGATTTTTATTTCTAAAGAACTCAATGAAGCTTGGGATTTGGAAAATATTATAAATCTGTACAGTGCAACCAATGATGACTTTTACGGGAGCATGAGAGGCCAGCTCCTGCATTTTATCAATATTGCGAAGAATCTGCTCGAAGCGACTTGGCGTACGGATATAATCATTCACTTCGTAAAGGCCATCAACTGAAACTCTTAAATTCACTTGTTCAAAATGTTTCCACAACTCAGGCAGGTCATTATCCCAAACAGTACCGTTTGTGCTGTAATTTAATTCGATATGAGAAGCATGGCCTGATTGGATACAATATTTTAAAAACTCTTTATTGGCCGTAACAAGAAAAGGCTCACCACCAGTAAGTCTGACTGTTCGAAGTTTTGGTACAACTCGTTTTAGTTGCTCCCATACTCGCGGGTCTTGCGGCCATTCATTTTTTTCAAGACGTGACCAGGTTTTATCGTCAGGTTGAGGGACTAGCTCTCCTAAGTCCCTCCATTCTTTCATCCATGCAGAAGACGAATAAGGATCACACATACGGCAACGCAGATTGCATATATTTCCCAGGCGTAAGTCCAAGAGCTCGACTTGATCAATCTTGATAGTTGAGGCCAGGTCTTCATTTGATAAATCAGGGTATTTTTCAAGCCAAGCCGTTTTCGCAGATTTTATTCCTGCATTGTCTTGGCGATAACAATTTTCACATGCCCTAACGTGTTCATTCGCTAGCATTTTCTTACGAACTTCCTGAAAGAAGTTTGTATTCCATGCTAATTGCAAATCATCGGTAAGCTTTGCGACTGAGCCATCTTCATATTTAGAAATGTTTGCATCTTGTAAGCTGGAACAGCAAAGCCTTACACTTCCAGAAGGAGTTGCAGACAATTCTTTCCAAGGAACAGGGCAAAATGTGTTATTGGGCTTAATCATTTTCTTGATAAGTTTAACGAGAAAGAACTAGGGGAGCAACTTTTGATAAAAATGCTGCATTGTGAATGTTCAAAATACCTTAACCGCTATTTAACTTATGCCTCTTAAGACCTATATAACTGGCCTTAAGAGGCATTTTAATTATGCCTGGTAACTAGTTTCTTGATGGTATCCATTTTCTTTATAAAACTGCAAAGCTTTCATTTCTTCTTCGTCCATCACTCTTCCGAAATTTACAACTTCATTAAAAGCTTTCTGAGCAGCTTGTGGGAAATGCTCAAGAGCGATTCCTTCAAGTTCCAGTTGCTTTAATTTCTTTTGTAGCTTTTTAAGCATCATTTCGATTTCCATAAACTCACGAGCGTGAGGAAGTTTTGGAGTTCCTCTTAGAGCTTCTTCTACACCTTGAGACTTTGCCATCTTAACGAAGCTTCTGATCTCTTTTACAGGGAGAGTTTTAATATGGTTAAGAGATTTTTTCTGTTCGTCTTTTGTCAGTTTAACAAATTCATTTGTCTGGCTGATTGAAAGCTCACCTGATTGTCTTGCTTCTTTTACTTCGTCAGAGGCCATTTCATCACGGTTAATCGCTTCGTGAATTTGTTTTGGAGATAGACCCGTTTTTTCCGAAACAATGTTTAAGAATTTTTCAGCAGGAAGAATGACTTTCTTCTTTTGAATTTCTTCATCGTTTGCGTCCATTCCTACAACTTCTGCCGGAGCACTTTCTTCGTATGGATTGATTGCTTGATAAATTTCTTTAGCACGTCTTAGGTGACCTTCAACTTCGACTTTATTTAAATCTTTTCTTACAAGATTTTCATCGATTGAAATTAGTTCTCTTTCTAATTCACCTTTGTCGATAACAACAACTGGTGCTTCAGTGTAGCCCAGGTTTAAAAGGGCCTGGTAGCGGCGAGCGCCTGCCAGAATAACGTTATCTACAGAGATAACCAGAGGAGCGATAAGACCGACAGTAGAAATTGATTTTTCAAGATCTGTTACATCAGTTCCTAATCTTAAATAAGCGTTCGTTGCTTTAAGGTCGTTAAGCCTTCTTGTTTCAGTTTGTACTTGCACTTGTGCGTCTCCAAAATGTCATTGTGTGTGTGAATGTGTGGAGCATTAGAATGAAGATTGTGAGGCTTATTGTCAGTTAAATTATGCTTAAAATATATGACATCTTCTAGCATCGCGATTTTTGATGTTAGAAGAATTTATTTAGAAACAATGCGCGTTTTTGAGTTGCGTAAATATGGGCCTTTTCCAATGAAAAAGGCCCATT carries:
- a CDS encoding ParB/RepB/Spo0J family partition protein codes for the protein MQVQTETRRLNDLKATNAYLRLGTDVTDLEKSISTVGLIAPLVISVDNVILAGARRYQALLNLGYTEAPVVVIDKGELERELISIDENLVRKDLNKVEVEGHLRRAKEIYQAINPYEESAPAEVVGMDANDEEIQKKKVILPAEKFLNIVSEKTGLSPKQIHEAINRDEMASDEVKEARQSGELSISQTNEFVKLTKDEQKKSLNHIKTLPVKEIRSFVKMAKSQGVEEALRGTPKLPHAREFMEIEMMLKKLQKKLKQLELEGIALEHFPQAAQKAFNEVVNFGRVMDEEEMKALQFYKENGYHQETSYQA
- a CDS encoding twitch domain-containing radical SAM protein, translating into MIKPNNTFCPVPWKELSATPSGSVRLCCSSLQDANISKYEDGSVAKLTDDLQLAWNTNFFQEVRKKMLANEHVRACENCYRQDNAGIKSAKTAWLEKYPDLSNEDLASTIKIDQVELLDLRLGNICNLRCRMCDPYSSSAWMKEWRDLGELVPQPDDKTWSRLEKNEWPQDPRVWEQLKRVVPKLRTVRLTGGEPFLVTANKEFLKYCIQSGHASHIELNYSTNGTVWDNDLPELWKHFEQVNLRVSVDGLYEVNDYIRTPSRFEQILRNIDKMQELASHAPVKVIIGCTVQIYNIFQIPSFIEFFRNKNLFINLDFVQDPSYLALNVLPKNLAEKAQQILQKEIAYPGVSALVNLLDSSKTSQWNQFIAYTKKLDQLRNQNISKIVPELGLE
- a CDS encoding twitch domain-containing radical SAM protein — encoded protein: MSSVLPQHFCVVPFVHFSCKPDGSPRVCCFSQNSYVLNDDGKRSHLSAQSINEIWHSKWMDSFREKMLSQAVPPECKFCHNEEATGKISKRQSENRKYLETSKEIIACAKNQNGKINSPPVYFDLRLGNLCNLKCRTCNPLFSSAWAREVEAHPTNAVLQSYQSTLDQARLSESWHKSPDFWEQFHSIAGSIEEIYLTGGEPMLIKEHFSLLKFFKENDYAKNIYLRYNTNLTLLPEEFLKIAPSFKKISLSCSIDGLKEKNDWLRSPSKWSMIQENFNKTLLLPENVSIDINCTVSIFNVLYFDELFLFFKDIAVRTGRKVEVYPDILHEPEFMQLHLLPDELKTQAIAKLTHLLKQSDLTSSEKKNISSLVKLLEVHNTNQSDLLKQLKNHIVALDKIRNEKFEMIFPELTSLHSN